The window GTAATACGGCGGATTATATGTCATCATGATTTGCGCGGGTTTATTCAATCCATCGACAAGTAAACCGCATTCGTCGTTGGTGGATAAATTGACCGGCCCGCGGAGCGACGTCATGCCTTTGGATGCGGCATACGATTTCGCTTTTGCCAGGAGCGCATCGGCAATTTCTTGATCGTTAAAACAATCAAACAACCCGAAAAATCCGACGCGGTCTTCATGGAATGAATTATGCGCGTGATTGATCACCGCGGCTATACGGCCGACGATCCGGCTGTCTTTGTAGGCCAAAAAATAGGCAACGTCGCTGTGTTCAAAGAACGGATTTTTTTTTGGGTCTAAAAATTCTCTACGCTCGATCAGAAGATGAGGGACCCAATTAGGATCGTCCTTGTATACTTCCCATTCGAACTTTATGAAGTCATTTAAACCCGATTTCGTAATTTGTTTAATTTCCACTGTCAATAGATCATTTTAAATGTTATGGTATTGTAAAACGGCGAAAGATAAGTAATGACAAAAAGAGAAGCAAGACTAATAATCATTGAAAACACCAAGAAGTTTCCCATGTAAATCCGCATATGGATCAAAAAAAGGTATTTAAGAATTGATTAATATGAGTTTGCGGAAAAAATGAGCCAAAAAAATCTTGCATTTATAATGACATTGCTTTAACTTCCAAAGAATTCAATATATAAATGGCCATCTATTTTTGGAGTTCTGACTATGCGATCTACTTCGTGGATGTTGACGTGTCTGTTCATTATGGCGATGATCGGTGTGCGTGACGGTAACGCTCAGATCGGAAGCTCTTCGGCAGTAACGGACCGCTATGGATCGTTTTATGCCTATTCGGCAAAAACGCTGCCCTTCCCGAGTTTTTATCTCTTTCAGAATTCTCACTTTTTTACGGGTTCGGGAGATCGACCAAGCGGGTCCAGGACCGTCAAAGATTTCGGAACGCAATTCGGGATGCAAGTAGGCATCACCCCAACTTTTGATGTTATTTTCAGCGGAAACTTTGTTCAAACTACTAACCTTGCGCCGTCAATTACTAATAAAGAGATCGTTACATTTTTCAAAAGCGTGGATGTTCCGGACGAACTTTTCTTAAATTTGCGCTTACTTCCGTATTCTTTTGCACAGAACAAAATAAATCTCGGGTTCATGTTAACCGGAAGATTTCAAGGCGATGGGTTTTATAACACGCCACTCAGGCCTTATTCGGGAGGAAGTACGGAAGCAGGATTATCAATCCTTACATCTTATTTCTCTCGCCCTGATTTTATTGAATCCGGTCTAACCATTAATTTGAATTTACAATACTGGAATCATCTCGACAACGGCGCCTATATAGGATATAAAGCTGAAGATAGTCTACGGCGAACGTCGGCCTTCGGTAACTCACTCGCCGACACGGCAGTGGCGACTTCCAATGCTTCCAGTTTACGATTTGCTTTGGGCGGCTCTTACCCGATCGACATTGCAGGAAAATATTTGTACATTACCGGCGATGTGTACGGCCAGTTTTTTCTGGAAAAACCTCCTAAGGCCGCTTACAGCCGTCAAAATTATGCTTACGTCGCCTTGGGCGTTAAATATCAGTGGTTCGACTGGATGGGAGTTCACCTCGGAGGCGAATTTCAAGTGCTTAAGGGCACGGATAAAACCGTTGGAAACGACCAACTTCTCGGTATTGATGACCTGACGATTTCCAAATCCGATTATCCGTCTTGGCGTATATTCACCGGAGTAACTTTTCCTTTGATGCCGCGCGCGTCTTCGCCACAGTCCAGAGTGAAAGAGGAAGTGGTTCTGGAGCAATCGGAAAGGCGTAAAAAAGAAGTAGAAGGTATTTTATATTCCGAGCAGGAAATTCAGAAACGTAGCCAGAATTTTATTCCGATCAAAGAAATGCGAAAAAATTACAAGAGCATTATCGGTGAATACGTCACCATTCTCGATGCTAAAGATAAAAAACCTGTAGAGCCTGAGATTCCGCCGGAAGAAGAAAACCAAGGAAATTAAACTCAAAAAAACTTTAGCCTGAATTAGCCCAATCCCGTACTCTAAGACGTACGGGATTTTTTTTTAAAAAGCTGTGGAAATAGGATCGGAATTTCAGTAATCTAACATCCAGTCAAAACCGAATGGAGCATAAAGTACCAACAGATACACGGAGGACATCATGAAACTGACAAAAGACATTGTCATAGTAAACGGCGCGCGAACGGCGTTTGGAAAATTTGGCGGCACACTAAAAGATTTTTCTGCAACTCAGTTAGGCGTTTTTGCCGCACAGGAAGCGATGAAACGATCGGGCGTAAGGCCTGAAGATATTGACCACGTTATTTTTGGTAATGCGGAGCAAACCAGCGCGGATGCTATTTATCTTGCGCGGCATGTTGCGCTAAAATCGGGGCTGCCGGTTACCACGCCGTCCCTGACGCTGAATAGGCTTTGCGGATCGGGGTTTGAGTCGATCATTGAAGGCGCGCGGCAGATAATGATCGGCGAGTCCGAGGTCGTGCTTGCCGGCGGAACGGAGAGCATGAGCCAGGCCCCGTTCATGGTTAGAGGAACGCGATTCGGCGTCAATCTCGGCCAGCCGGTGAAGTTCGAGGATTCGCTCTGGGAAGCGCTTACCGATCCTCAATGCGGATTCTCCATGGCGCAGACCGCAGAAAATCTCGCGGATGAAATGAAAATTTCACGTACGGATTGCGACTTGTATGCTTACCTCAGTCAAATGCGCGCGAAGGATGCGATCCTGGGCGGTCGATTGAAAGAAGAGATCGTTCCGATTGAAATCAAAAGCCGTAAAGGTGTAAAATTATTTGATACCGACGAACATCCCCGTCCGGAAACTACGATGGAACAATTAAGCACGTTGGCGCCGTATTTTAAAAAAGACGGTACGATCACGGCCGGCAATGCCAGCGGGATTTGCGACGGCGGCGCGGCGGTTATTGTTACCACGATGGAAACAGCCAAAGCAAAAGGCTGGAAACCTATCGGCCGTTTATTGACCTGGGGGATCGCAGGAGTAGAGCCCCGCATCATGGGCATCGGGCCGGTTCCTGCCGCGCGCAAAGCACTGCAGCATGCCGGGATGAGCGTGTCACAAATGGATATTGTGGAAGTGAACGAAGCGTTTGCCCCGCAATATCTCGCGGTGGAAAAAGAACTCGGTTTAAACCGTGAAGTGACCAACGTCAACGGCGGCGCTATCGCTTTGGGACATCCGCTTGCTGCGTCGGGAACGCGCTTGACACTTACGACGTTGTATGAACTGCGCCGGCGCAAGAAAAAATACGGTTTGGCCTCTGCTTGTATCGGCGGCGGACAAGGCGTTGCAGTTATCGTAGAGGCATTATAGGTACAAGGTCTAGCGGGTGAAACAAAATATATTATTTCTTTTTTTTATAATGATCTGCGTCTCATGCTCGGAGGATAAAAAATCCGGCCATGCCGACGTGCCGTTTCCTGACGGGCTTGATTCGATCTTTCTCAAATCCTGCGCAACCGCCGGCTGTCACTTACCGGATGAGCATGCCGGAAAAGTACTGGATAGCCAACACCTTCCTGCCGAGCTGGATCTGTCATCGTGGACAAGTTTGTTCAAAGGTTCCGCGCACGGAGCGGTCGTCGTTCCGTTTAATGCCACACGAAGCCACTTGATCGAACATGTAACCGGTCTTCGTTCGCCGAGAATGCCGCCGAATTATTCGCCGTATAATCGCGATACACTGACAGTATCGCAGGTCGCAGTGTTGACATCATGGGTCGACGACGGGGCGCCGAATAGCGATAACGAGATTCCTTTTGAGCATGCGACAAAAAAAATATTTACGACGAATCAGGGCGTAGACGTTGTTTCGGTAATCGATGAAAAAACGTTATTGGAAATGCGGGTATTTGAAGTTGGCGACCGCCAGGAAATGGAAAGCCCGCACGGCGTAGAGGTTAGTTCTGACGGAAAATACTTTTTCGTTTCTATGATCGCGACGGGAGATGTTTTTAAGTACAACGCGGACGACGGCTCTTTTTTGGATAAACTCAGCCTCACGGATCCCATTGCTTTGATCAAGCTATCGAAAGATAATTCGAAATTGTACGTTACTACCAATTTTCAGGTCAATAATACCGGACAAAACGGCTTTGTTTCCGTTATCCGGACGTCCGACATGGGATTGATCAAACAGATTCCAGTCGGCATAAGTCCGCACGGAATCAACCTGTCGCGCGACGGCAAGTTACTATACGTAACGGCCGTGTATTCGGATCGATTGTATGTGATCGACACACAGACGGACTCGACCGTAACTTTTTTTGATATTGCAGGTGACGTCGGCCCGCAGCCGATATACGAACCGTATCATGTAGGCCTTAGCCCTGCAGGTAGTCAGGGGTATGAAAATTATTTATTTGTTACGTGCAGGAATAATGGCCAGGTAAGAATATTTCAGCGAACGGTTACTTCAAATCAGAATAGTTTCACATTCATTGACAGCGTGACGGTCGGTTCGAATACGGATTGCAAGCCAATACAGCTTGATGTGTCGCCGAACGGGCAATATATTTATACTGCCAATTCCAACGACAGCAGCGTAACGGTGATTCAAAAAAACGAAACAGACTTTGCGTTTTTGACAAATATAACAAAACAGATCGATCCGCATGACGGCGGTGAACACAGACTATCTCAACCCAATGGAGTGGCATTTAGCAAAGACGGGAAGTACGTTTACGTAGCCAACAGAAATAAAAACGGCGCTGTCCCGCCGCATCATGGAGGTACTGGGGGGCCGGGGCTTTTGACTGTTATAGAAGTTGCGACGAACACGATCATCAAAACGATCGAGCTGCAACCGGATTGTTACAGCGTTTTTGTATCGAACTAATGAAGAACCCGGCGTTGTGTTCGGATTTTTTTATTAGTTTTTAAGCCTCAGACGCCGCAGCCGCGGGTTCCGCCGGTTTAAAAGGGGCCGTCATTACCGCTTCTTCTACGATCTTTTCCATCTCCTCGCTGGGTTTGAAGAACTTCCACACGAAAACACAAGCCGCGACACACACCAGCGTACACATAGCGCCGCCTTCCGGCCCGAAAGTTCCGCCGGTGATCATGTCAGGGCCTGTTTCCTGCGAGATAGTTAGAGGCATGACGACAGTTGTTCCGCTCACGGGCAAACCCCAGATAAACCCCTGAGTAAAATTCCATGCGATGTGAATTCCTATCGGAAGCCAGAGCGATTTGGTTTGAATATACGCGAGCGACAATAATACGCCGGCAAGAACGATATTTGCAATTCCGAATACCGATACGTTTGGATTACCTAAATGGGCAGCTCCGAAGAGAAGAGAAATAGTAATAAGCGGGATCCACTTGTTGGTTCCTTCTATGAAAGCCTGAAAAATATATCCGCGAAAAAGAATCTCTTCGTTGAAACCCACAGCTATGTAAAGTAAAATGTTGCCAAGAAATCCCAACAGAAAATAGTTCATATCATTTGGCGCCAGGCTAATTTCTTCATAGCCCATAACCCACATGAGACCGACGGCCGTAGTCAGCATCATAAACCCGATCAAAAGACCCCATGCTAATTCCTTAAAAGCGCGCCTGTTTAAATGGAGGCCAATGGACACGAACCGCCTTTTATCAAGGAGTCTTAACAACAAGAACGCAGTTAAACCGGCAATAATGGCGGCTTCAGCCGTCACAAGGCCATCTTTAACCAGCGGCATTTCTTTGAATGTTTTAGATGTAAAATCAGCGATAAAAGCGAACGGAATAGTGAGAATAAAAAATGAAATAATGTATGCCGCAACTCTCCACCCGGCGCGCAATTGGTGTTTGTTGTTAATAAATACTTCTCGTGTGGTCATAATCCCTCCGGTTTAAGCAAGTTTCAACTGCGGAAACATTTTTTCTAATTTTTCAATTGTTATCATCTCAAAATCCAAAAAATCAAAGCCGGGTGAAACGGTACAGCCGATGAGCGTGAACGCTCCCAGTGAACGAGCGGATTGCCAGTAATTCGCAGGAACCATGATCTGTGGACGCTCGCCGCTTTTAACGTCCGTACAAAGAATATGTTTCGAGAAATTTCCATCCGGGCTTATCAGCGCGAGTTCAATCGGCGCGCCGTAGTAAAAATGATAGATCTCATCGCTTTTTACTCGGTGCCATGCTGTGGTTTGGCTCTGGCGGATCAGAAAATATATGGCCGTGCAAACAGAACGGACGTCCCTTACTTGCGCAGGAATAATTGAACGGTAGGTTTCTCTGAATGCGCCGCCTTCCGGATGCGGTTGAAGCTTCAAAATCGAAATAAGGTCGTCCGCGGATAATTTTTTGTTGTCGATCATGATCTAAGTTAAAATAAGTTTTATAGAGGCAATGACTAATACAATGGCGAGCACTTTACGCAACGTCGCAACATCGAATTTTCTGGTACCTAAATGCGTTCCGATGAGCCCGCCGATCACTACGGCGGCGGCGAACGGAACAATGGTCGGCGTGATGTGATCGATGTTTTTCCAATTGCCTATTATGCCTGAAATAGAGTTAACCAGAATAAAAGCAGCGGAAACGCCGCTGGCTATTTTTGTCTCGGACCAATTCATCAATAGCAGCAAAGGCGTCAGAAAAATTCCACCCCCTACGCCGACTAAACCTGACACGAATCCCAATCCGGCGCCGATCATGAGGCTTACCCAGATTCTTGGAGTTTTAACCGTTGCCGGATTTCGTATTGCAGCCGTTAAGCGCCAAGCAGCGTATAGCAGTACAATTCCTACAACGATGCGGTACGTATCCACATGCAAATCCATCCGTCCGCCTAAAAAAGCGAAAGGAATCGATGCAATGGCAAAAGGATAGAATAGCTTCCACGAAAAAAAACCTGCTCTATAAAAACGATAAGTGCCAATCAAAGCTACAAAAATATTCAAAGCCAGCGCAGTCGGTTTCATTTGTTCCGGTGCAAAACTGAATAACGCCATGATCGCAAGATATCCGGACGCGCCCGCATGACCAACCGAGGAATACAAAGCGGCTGCAAGAAACATCAAAATGGTGATATATAAGGCTTCAGCACTCATGTTTTTTTTGTAACAAATGTTGTAAAAGAAAATGAAGTTTAAGCTTATAAGGTATGCGCGTAAATACCGCGTCGTATAGGATCCATAGATACTAATGAATTCCAAAAGATAAGAAAACCCCCGAAAAAGGCAAGAAATTTGAATAGTGTGTTCATGTCGAAACCGCACAACATGGATTGCATATAAACGTTGACTTAAATTATTTAAAAATCTAATTTGGGCTGCCCGAGAACTTTATCCGGATAGATAGGATTGAATTCGGAAATTTTTTTGGTGAAATAAATTCAACGTACACTTAAGAGTCCCGTTTGTAATCAGGAGAGTTTATATGCCGAATTTTTATCGTGATAACCCCGATATCCTATTTCACATGAAAAACATGGATTTGAAAAGAGTTATTGAATTAAAAGAAGATGGTTTTGCAGACAAAGATACGTATGACATCGCTCCCGGTTCCGTCGAGGAAGCCGTTGAAACATATGACAGCGTATTGGAACTTGTCGGCGATATTGCCGCCAACACGATAGCTCCTAAAGCGGCGGAGGTGGACAGCGAAGGCGCTCACTTCAAGGACGGCGTCGTAACGTATGCCAAGGCGACTAAGGCGGCATTGGACGTGTGCAAAGAGTCCCAGTTGTTTGGATTTACCATTCCGCGGAAATACGGCGGCCTGAATTGCCCCATAACGATCTATACTATCGCGATTGAAATGATTTCCAGGGCGGACGCGTCGTTTATGAATATTTACGGACTTCAGGATGATATTGCCGGAACGATCAACCGGTTTGCCGATGAGGAAATAAAAGCCAAATTTCTTCCTCGATTATGTTCAGGTGAAGTGACAGCCTCTATGGCGTTAACGGAACCTGACGCGGGCAGCGATTTGCAGGCTGTCATGGTCAAAGCCAGACAGGACGATAATGGCCGGTGGTTGTTAAACGGCGTAAAACATTTTATAACGAACGGCAACGGTGAAATCTCTTTGGTTTTGGCTCGCAGTGAAGAACAAACTTCCGATGGCCGAGGTTTGTCGATGTTTCTGTATGAACGAGACAAGAACATGATCATTCGGCGGATTGAACATAAGATGGGAATTCACGGATCTCCGACATGTGAGTTGCAATTTGACGACGCTCCCGCCATCCTGATTGGCCAAAGGCGAATGGGACTGATAAAATATGTTATGGCGCTGATGAACGAGGCCCGCGTTGGTGTGTCGGCGCAGGCCTTGGGAATTGCTGAAGCCGCATACCGCGCTGCGAAGAAACATTCTGAACTTCGCGTACAATTCAAAACTCCAATTATTAACATGATTCCCGTTTCAGAGATGCTGCTCAATATGAAAGTCAAAATTGAGGCCGGGCGCGCGCTGCTATACGAAACGACGCGTATGGTAGATATCAAAGACGGGCTTGAAAGATTATTCGAGAACCAGGATGAATCACCGAGAGAATTGCGCGATGAAGTCAAAAAATATGCTGCCTTTTCCGCAATGCTGACACCGCTGTGTAAAGCCTACAACACAGAAATGGCAAACGAAGTGGCTAATGACGGCTTGCAGGTTCACGGCGGCGTGGGATATATGCATGAATTTGACGCAGAACGATTTTATCGCGATGCGCGGATCACCAATATTTATGAAGGGACGACGCAGCTTCAGGTTGTAGCAGCCATCGGCGGAATCATCAAAGGAACATTTGACGAACTGATCATGGAGTATGAAGCGTCCGTCGATTTTTCTACTGTTTCAGATTATCACAAGACTATCAAAGAAATGCATGTTCTCTTGAATAAGGCTGTACATTTTGTAAAGGAAAAGAAAAACGCAGATTATCAGACGTATCATTCTCGTCGTATCGTTGAAATGGCAAACAAAGTGCTGATAGGGTATTTAATGCTGCGCGATGCCGGAAAATCGGACAGAAAAAAGGATGTACTGAACTAT of the bacterium genome contains:
- a CDS encoding sulfite exporter TauE/SafE family protein, whose product is MSAEALYITILMFLAAALYSSVGHAGASGYLAIMALFSFAPEQMKPTALALNIFVALIGTYRFYRAGFFSWKLFYPFAIASIPFAFLGGRMDLHVDTYRIVVGIVLLYAAWRLTAAIRNPATVKTPRIWVSLMIGAGLGFVSGLVGVGGGIFLTPLLLLMNWSETKIASGVSAAFILVNSISGIIGNWKNIDHITPTIVPFAAAVVIGGLIGTHLGTRKFDVATLRKVLAIVLVIASIKLILT
- a CDS encoding CPBP family intramembrane metalloprotease, translating into MTTREVFINNKHQLRAGWRVAAYIISFFILTIPFAFIADFTSKTFKEMPLVKDGLVTAEAAIIAGLTAFLLLRLLDKRRFVSIGLHLNRRAFKELAWGLLIGFMMLTTAVGLMWVMGYEEISLAPNDMNYFLLGFLGNILLYIAVGFNEEILFRGYIFQAFIEGTNKWIPLITISLLFGAAHLGNPNVSVFGIANIVLAGVLLSLAYIQTKSLWLPIGIHIAWNFTQGFIWGLPVSGTTVVMPLTISQETGPDMITGGTFGPEGGAMCTLVCVAACVFVWKFFKPSEEMEKIVEEAVMTAPFKPAEPAAAASEA
- a CDS encoding acyl-CoA dehydrogenase, translated to MPNFYRDNPDILFHMKNMDLKRVIELKEDGFADKDTYDIAPGSVEEAVETYDSVLELVGDIAANTIAPKAAEVDSEGAHFKDGVVTYAKATKAALDVCKESQLFGFTIPRKYGGLNCPITIYTIAIEMISRADASFMNIYGLQDDIAGTINRFADEEIKAKFLPRLCSGEVTASMALTEPDAGSDLQAVMVKARQDDNGRWLLNGVKHFITNGNGEISLVLARSEEQTSDGRGLSMFLYERDKNMIIRRIEHKMGIHGSPTCELQFDDAPAILIGQRRMGLIKYVMALMNEARVGVSAQALGIAEAAYRAAKKHSELRVQFKTPIINMIPVSEMLLNMKVKIEAGRALLYETTRMVDIKDGLERLFENQDESPRELRDEVKKYAAFSAMLTPLCKAYNTEMANEVANDGLQVHGGVGYMHEFDAERFYRDARITNIYEGTTQLQVVAAIGGIIKGTFDELIMEYEASVDFSTVSDYHKTIKEMHVLLNKAVHFVKEKKNADYQTYHSRRIVEMANKVLIGYLMLRDAGKSDRKKDVLNYFLEYSLPEVTMKSQIVLSEPTALLEKKASILDGVN
- a CDS encoding cupin domain-containing protein yields the protein MIDNKKLSADDLISILKLQPHPEGGAFRETYRSIIPAQVRDVRSVCTAIYFLIRQSQTTAWHRVKSDEIYHFYYGAPIELALISPDGNFSKHILCTDVKSGERPQIMVPANYWQSARSLGAFTLIGCTVSPGFDFLDFEMITIEKLEKMFPQLKLA
- a CDS encoding acetyl-CoA C-acetyltransferase; the protein is MKLTKDIVIVNGARTAFGKFGGTLKDFSATQLGVFAAQEAMKRSGVRPEDIDHVIFGNAEQTSADAIYLARHVALKSGLPVTTPSLTLNRLCGSGFESIIEGARQIMIGESEVVLAGGTESMSQAPFMVRGTRFGVNLGQPVKFEDSLWEALTDPQCGFSMAQTAENLADEMKISRTDCDLYAYLSQMRAKDAILGGRLKEEIVPIEIKSRKGVKLFDTDEHPRPETTMEQLSTLAPYFKKDGTITAGNASGICDGGAAVIVTTMETAKAKGWKPIGRLLTWGIAGVEPRIMGIGPVPAARKALQHAGMSVSQMDIVEVNEAFAPQYLAVEKELGLNREVTNVNGGAIALGHPLAASGTRLTLTTLYELRRRKKKYGLASACIGGGQGVAVIVEAL
- a CDS encoding beta-propeller fold lactonase family protein yields the protein MKQNILFLFFIMICVSCSEDKKSGHADVPFPDGLDSIFLKSCATAGCHLPDEHAGKVLDSQHLPAELDLSSWTSLFKGSAHGAVVVPFNATRSHLIEHVTGLRSPRMPPNYSPYNRDTLTVSQVAVLTSWVDDGAPNSDNEIPFEHATKKIFTTNQGVDVVSVIDEKTLLEMRVFEVGDRQEMESPHGVEVSSDGKYFFVSMIATGDVFKYNADDGSFLDKLSLTDPIALIKLSKDNSKLYVTTNFQVNNTGQNGFVSVIRTSDMGLIKQIPVGISPHGINLSRDGKLLYVTAVYSDRLYVIDTQTDSTVTFFDIAGDVGPQPIYEPYHVGLSPAGSQGYENYLFVTCRNNGQVRIFQRTVTSNQNSFTFIDSVTVGSNTDCKPIQLDVSPNGQYIYTANSNDSSVTVIQKNETDFAFLTNITKQIDPHDGGEHRLSQPNGVAFSKDGKYVYVANRNKNGAVPPHHGGTGGPGLLTVIEVATNTIIKTIELQPDCYSVFVSN